One Helicoverpa armigera isolate CAAS_96S chromosome 1, ASM3070526v1, whole genome shotgun sequence genomic window carries:
- the LOC135116687 gene encoding juvenile hormone esterase-like translates to MYCGIYVFIVLLTQIKSFAIEVTVKQGKIIGHREVTVFNKKLYFAFYAVPYAKPPVGRLRFKDPKPVQKWEGIHDARREFHGACAQAHIVHKHGQFGVEDCLYLNIYTPEIPRSETFQLKPVIVWLHGYAFASSFSHIHGGDFLVDNDIVLVTVTHRIGVFGFLKLSDDDSNANMGLKDIVMALKWIRTNIKQFGGDKDNITLMGSNSAATFISLLMMTEASKLFSKVILQSGAIYSASIMQGDHKLERERLTEQLSKNGLKISNAPTKALIDASQTIYTRSEVENYQRPIVSFTPILETKSKSALLTKTPNDFYDIMKSKTLKPLLIGFNTQESISEMIPFIHNPYYLRLFRKFFKFMVPFSDGCKYNSTSQDYKRISDQIKTKYFKDEISEKSLYSFLRYTSDLIKFPIIKFIRTYLQLGGTNAKLYMYKFDYRGRLNAVKGTSIADSKVQINGVATGDEICYVLKCEPLWEEYVKMTREDVNRDKTFIKQMSGLWSNFARYGDPTPPNEDVNITWPTMTLDGSNVLLIRALITKTDFKGDNSVYDFWNNIYERFYKEEHCKPRHDEL, encoded by the coding sequence ATGTATTGCGGAATATACGTGTTTATCGTACTACTAACACAGATTAAATCATTTGCTATTGAAGTGACAGTCAAACAAGGAAAAATAATTGGGCACAGAGAAGTCACCgtgtttaataaaaaactatattttgcgTTCTATGCTGTACCATACGCAAAGCCACCCGTCGGAAGATTGAGATTTAAAGACCCGAAGCCTGTTCAAAAATGGGAAGGGATTCACGACGCAAGAAGAGAGTTTCACGGCGCGTGTGCACAGGCGCACATCGTTCACAAACACGGCCAGTTCGGAGTGGAAGACTGTCTGTATCTCAACATTTATACCCCCGAAATACCCAGAAGTGAAACGTTCCAACTCAAACCCGTCATTGTCTGGCTTCATGGATACGCTTTTGCCTCATCTTTCAGTCACATACACGGAGGAGATTTCCTCGTCGACAATGATATAGTGTTAGTGACCGTAACGCATCGAATAGGTGTATTCGGGTTTCTAAAACTTAGCGATGATGACTCCAATGCGAACATGGGGCTTAAGGATATAGTAATGGCGTTAAAATGGATCAGAACGAATATTAAACAATTTGGTGGTGATAAAGATAATATAACCCTAATGGGAAGTAATTCAGCGGCTACTTTTATATCATTGTTAATGATGACAGAAGCAAGCAAGTTgttttctaaagttattttacaAAGTGGTGCGATATACTCGGCTTCCATAATGCAAGGTGATCACAAATTGGAGAGAGAGAGACTCACAGAACAACTTAGTAAAAACGGTTTAAAAATTAGCAATGCACCAACTAAAGCTCTGATCGATGCCTCACAGACTATTTACACACGATCAGAAGTAGAAAACTATCAAAGACCTATTGTATCATTTACTCCAATACTTGAGACGAAATCTAAGAGTGCGTTACTCACAAAAACACCCAACGATTTTTACGATATTATGAAAAGTAAAACCCTCAAACCTTTACTGATAGGTTTCAATACCCAAGAAAGCATATCCGAAATGATTCCGTTTATACACAACCCTTATTATCTGAGATTATTTCGAAAGTTTTTTAAGTTCATGGTCCCATTTTCTGATGGATGTAAATATAACAGTACTTCACAGGATTATAAACGCATATCTGACCAAATAAAAACCAAGTATTTTAAAGATGAAATTTCAGAAAAATCTCTTTACAGTTTCTTGAGATATACTTCTGATCTTATTAAGTTTccaataataaagtttatcagGACCTATTTGCAGCTGGGTGGTACTAACGCTAAGTTGTATATGTACAAGTTTGATTATAGAGGACGATTAAATGCAGTCAAAGGCACTTCAATTGCTGATTCAAAAGTGCAAATAAATGGCGTTGCTACTGGCGATGAAATATGTTACGTGCTCAAGTGTGAGCCTCTTTGGGAAGAATATGTAAAAATGACCCGTGAAGACGTCAACCGTGATAAAACATTCATTAAACAAATGTCGGGACTATGGTCCAATTTTGCAAGATATGGTGATCCTACCCCTCCCAATGAGGATGTAAATATAACATGGCCAACGATGACCTTAGATGGTAGCAACGTACTTCTGATAAGAGCATTAATAACAAAGACTGATTTTAAAGGAGATAATTCCGTGTATGATTTCTGGAATAACATTTACGAACGATTTTATAAAGAAGAACATTGTAAACCGCGACATGACGAACTGTAG